One window of Cohnella hashimotonis genomic DNA carries:
- a CDS encoding DUF2625 family protein, with protein sequence MKPLKELVFEDESAIVTIKQWIYKSDNRNGAVLLPALKEQGEKELFRLQVTTKSALGAVAYSTGGILLQHGWLRVLGSGHPHLTRSVTSWTDDCKLDNALLVADDVIGGFFALNGGCFDGGEGEIFYLAPDTLDWECLGIRYADFLNWCCTGDLSGFYEPCRWRRWETLIPRLDGNQGISVYPYLWTSEAKKRGVERCSKKAVPMEELWRLALYFRERLDRG encoded by the coding sequence ATGAAGCCGCTCAAGGAGCTTGTATTTGAGGATGAATCAGCGATCGTCACGATCAAACAATGGATTTATAAATCTGACAATCGCAATGGAGCGGTTCTTCTTCCCGCTCTCAAAGAACAAGGCGAAAAGGAGCTGTTTCGGCTCCAGGTAACGACGAAGTCGGCGCTTGGCGCGGTCGCCTACTCAACTGGCGGTATTTTACTTCAACACGGATGGCTGCGGGTTTTGGGCTCCGGTCATCCTCATTTAACGAGATCGGTTACATCATGGACGGACGATTGCAAGCTGGATAACGCTTTATTGGTGGCAGACGATGTAATCGGCGGTTTTTTTGCTTTAAACGGCGGATGCTTTGATGGAGGGGAAGGGGAGATTTTTTACCTTGCTCCCGACACGCTGGACTGGGAATGCCTGGGGATAAGGTATGCCGACTTTTTGAATTGGTGCTGTACGGGGGATTTATCGGGATTCTACGAACCTTGCCGATGGCGGCGCTGGGAGACTCTTATTCCTCGGCTGGACGGGAATCAAGGCATTTCTGTTTATCCTTATCTTTGGACAAGCGAAGCGAAGAAAAGAGGAGTCGAAAGGTGTTCGAAAAAAGCGGTGCCAATGGAGGAACTCTGGAGACTTGCGTTGTATTTTAGAGAGAGGTTAGACCGGGGATAG